From Candidatus Eisenbacteria bacterium, a single genomic window includes:
- a CDS encoding sugar transferase — translation MEPEILASPTSDTPADSIGRGGPIASSVTLSPDSRSRSHAYLDAGLAAEASRAAESRTPVGALGYQRVRSSGRARANGHSDAWAPRVRTPSTLPAVTAVPAHPVAVDTGLYLKFGKRVLDLLAATVALILLAPVIAAIAIAIKLESHGPILYFSRRVGRNGRAFWFLKFRSMVVGADRNRHHLSHLNECDGPIFKISRDPRVTRVGRFLRVTSLDEIPQFVNVLIGDMSLVGPRPPIPEEVEQYEPWQWRRLDVKPGITCLWQISGRSRLSFKEWMRLDLEYIKHRSLWLDLRILLRTLPAVLSREGAY, via the coding sequence ATGGAGCCCGAGATCCTGGCGTCCCCCACCAGTGACACTCCGGCCGACTCGATCGGCCGCGGTGGCCCGATTGCTTCGTCCGTGACCCTTTCTCCAGACTCGCGATCCCGGTCGCATGCGTACCTGGACGCAGGGCTCGCGGCGGAGGCCTCGCGCGCGGCCGAGTCGCGTACTCCCGTCGGAGCGCTCGGCTATCAGCGCGTGCGCTCGAGCGGTCGAGCGCGAGCGAACGGGCATTCCGATGCCTGGGCGCCACGCGTGCGAACGCCGAGCACGTTGCCGGCCGTCACCGCTGTGCCGGCGCATCCGGTGGCGGTCGATACCGGCCTCTATCTCAAGTTCGGCAAGCGGGTGCTCGACCTGCTCGCGGCCACCGTCGCGCTGATTCTGCTCGCGCCCGTGATCGCGGCGATCGCGATCGCGATCAAGCTCGAGTCGCATGGCCCGATCCTCTACTTCTCGCGGCGCGTCGGTCGCAATGGGCGCGCGTTCTGGTTCCTCAAGTTCCGATCGATGGTGGTGGGAGCGGATCGCAACCGACACCATCTTTCACATCTGAACGAGTGCGACGGCCCGATCTTCAAGATCAGCCGCGACCCGCGCGTCACCCGGGTGGGACGTTTCCTGAGGGTCACGAGCCTCGACGAGATCCCGCAATTCGTGAACGTGCTGATCGGCGACATGTCGCTGGTCGGGCCGCGGCCTCCGATTCCCGAGGAGGTCGAGCAGTACGAGCCCTGGCAGTGGCGCCGGCTCGACGTGAAACCGGGCATCACCTGCCTGTGGCAGATCAGCGGTCGCAGCCGGCTGTCCTTCAAGGAGTGGATGCGACTCGATCTGGAGTACATCAAGCACCGTTCGCTGTGGCTCGATCTGCGCATCCTGCTCCGCACGCTACCCGCGGTGCTGTCCCGGGAGGGAGCGTACTGA